In one window of Streptomyces roseofulvus DNA:
- a CDS encoding YdcF family protein, whose product MITARDWADARLLWDFQLMGHEPRPCSVGVGLGSHDLGVADVMVRLHRRGLVPLIVFTGATSPTTRERMPRGEAVHYRERALELGVPGDVVLVEPRARNTGENIRFSRDLLAERGTPVDSVLLVSKPYEERRAYATARKLWPGVEFVCASAPMDLPEYADAVGDPRLVLDMLVGAVQRLMVYPAQGFMIELPVPAPVMDAFERLRDRGFTRRLVATA is encoded by the coding sequence GTGATCACCGCGCGGGACTGGGCGGACGCCCGTCTCCTCTGGGACTTCCAGCTGATGGGGCACGAGCCCCGGCCCTGCTCCGTCGGGGTCGGCCTCGGGAGCCACGACCTCGGCGTCGCCGATGTGATGGTCAGGCTGCACCGGCGAGGGCTGGTGCCGCTCATCGTCTTCACCGGGGCCACCAGCCCCACCACCCGCGAGCGGATGCCCCGGGGCGAGGCCGTGCATTACCGGGAACGGGCCCTGGAGCTGGGCGTGCCCGGGGACGTGGTGCTGGTGGAGCCCCGGGCGCGCAACACCGGGGAGAACATCCGGTTCTCGCGCGACCTGCTCGCCGAGCGGGGCACGCCGGTGGACTCCGTCCTCCTCGTCAGCAAGCCGTACGAGGAGCGCCGGGCGTACGCGACCGCCCGCAAGCTGTGGCCCGGCGTGGAGTTCGTCTGCGCCTCGGCGCCGATGGACCTGCCGGAGTACGCGGACGCGGTCGGAGATCCCCGGCTCGTCCTGGACATGCTCGTCGGAGCCGTACAGCGGCTCATGGTCTATCCGGCCCAGGGCTTCATGATCGAGCTGCCCGTCCCGGCCCCCGTCATGGACGCCTTTGAACGACTGCGGGACCGGGGGTTCACCCGCCGGCTGGTGGCGACAGCCTGA
- a CDS encoding SDR family NAD(P)-dependent oxidoreductase gives MDLTARFAGKTALITGAGSGIGAATAHRLAAEGAHVLVTDIDEAAARQVADGLPHATPHRLDITDRAAIDRLIGGLPTLDVLVNNALVPFADDPDENWHRQLDGTLLGAVHCAQAALPHLAATRGAIVAIGSVNAEASFGDHAYSAAKAALGSYTRTLAAEAAPLGVRVNQINPGTIATPAWSGREKGLAALADRAYPLGRVGTPDDIAAAVAFLASPDAAWITATTLRVDGGLLGVNRHFREILDGG, from the coding sequence ATGGATCTCACGGCACGGTTCGCGGGGAAGACCGCCCTCATCACGGGCGCCGGCAGCGGCATCGGCGCGGCGACCGCCCACCGCCTGGCGGCGGAGGGCGCGCACGTCCTGGTCACGGACATCGACGAGGCGGCGGCCCGGCAGGTCGCGGACGGCCTCCCGCACGCGACCCCGCACCGCCTCGACATCACCGACCGCGCGGCGATCGACCGGCTGATCGGCGGGCTCCCCACCCTCGACGTCCTGGTCAACAACGCCCTGGTCCCGTTCGCCGACGACCCGGACGAGAACTGGCACCGCCAGCTCGACGGCACCCTCCTCGGCGCAGTCCACTGCGCGCAGGCCGCCCTGCCCCACCTGGCGGCGACCCGGGGAGCGATCGTCGCCATCGGCTCGGTCAACGCGGAAGCCTCCTTCGGCGACCACGCCTACAGCGCCGCGAAGGCCGCCCTCGGCTCCTACACCCGCACCCTGGCCGCCGAAGCGGCCCCGCTGGGCGTCCGCGTCAACCAGATCAACCCCGGCACGATCGCCACCCCCGCCTGGTCGGGCAGGGAGAAGGGACTCGCCGCCCTCGCCGACCGCGCCTACCCCCTCGGCCGCGTCGGCACCCCCGACGACATCGCCGCCGCCGTCGCCTTCCTGGCCTCCCCCGACGCCGCCTGGATCACCGCCACCACCCTCCGCGTCGACGGCGGCCTCCTCGGCGTGAACCGGCACTTCCGGGAGATCCTGGACGGCGGCTGA
- a CDS encoding ABC transporter ATP-binding protein produces the protein MTAPSLDVSGLAYAYPDGHQALFGVNLTIGRGERVALLGPNGAGKTTLVLHLNGILTAGAGSVTVAGLPVGKQHMAEIRRKVGIVFQDPDDQLFMPTVREDVAFGPAAAGLRGAALDAVVERALDRVGMAAYADRPPHHLSFGQRRRVAVATVLATEPEILVLDEPSSNLDPASRRELADVLRSLDVTVLMVTHDLPYALELCPRSLILSEGVIAADGPTREILADEELMARHRLELPFGFVPGSVA, from the coding sequence ATGACCGCGCCCTCGCTGGACGTCTCCGGCCTCGCCTACGCCTACCCCGACGGCCACCAGGCGCTCTTCGGCGTGAACCTGACCATCGGGCGCGGCGAGCGGGTCGCCCTCCTCGGCCCCAACGGCGCCGGCAAGACCACCCTCGTCCTCCACCTCAACGGCATCCTCACCGCCGGCGCGGGCAGCGTCACCGTCGCCGGGCTGCCGGTCGGCAAGCAGCACATGGCGGAGATCCGGCGGAAGGTCGGCATCGTCTTCCAGGACCCCGACGACCAGCTCTTCATGCCGACCGTCCGCGAGGACGTCGCGTTCGGCCCCGCCGCGGCCGGGCTGCGCGGCGCCGCACTGGACGCGGTCGTCGAGCGGGCCCTCGACCGGGTCGGCATGGCCGCGTACGCGGACCGGCCCCCGCACCACCTCTCCTTCGGGCAGCGGCGCCGGGTCGCCGTCGCGACGGTCCTCGCCACCGAGCCGGAGATCCTCGTCCTCGACGAGCCGTCCTCCAACCTCGACCCGGCCTCCCGCCGCGAACTCGCCGACGTGCTGCGCTCCCTCGACGTCACCGTCCTCATGGTCACCCACGACCTGCCGTACGCCCTGGAGCTCTGCCCGCGCTCGCTGATCCTCAGCGAGGGCGTGATCGCCGCCGACGGGCCGACCCGCGAGATCCTCGCCGACGAGGAGCTCATGGCCCGCCACCGACTCGAACTGCCCTTCGGTTTCGTTCCGGGTTCCGTCGCCTGA
- a CDS encoding serine hydrolase domain-containing protein yields MDVQGTVAPGWEPVRDAFLRNFEQRGEKGAAVAVHHDGAKVVDLWAGTRDADGADPWTEGTAQIVRSATKGVAAAVPLLLHQRGRIDLDAPVATYWPEFKAAGKDRVTVRQLLAHQAGVPVLDRPLTLAEATDLETATAAVAAQAPAWDPGTAHGYHAHTFSWLLSGLVHRVTGRTIGRWVAEEITAPLGLDLWIGLPPAEEHRVGRLAPVDAPEDTGALRLRPKRSVTEAWEDPASLTRRAFEVITPRPDENDPAYRAAELPGSAGVATARSLSRFYAATLGPLADGTPRLFAPATLALARTEESAGTDRVLLVGTRFGLGHMLHGPASPLLGPTSFGHPGRGGSLAFADPESGTAFGYVTNGMRKTVTSDPRAQALVRAVKSLL; encoded by the coding sequence GTGGACGTCCAGGGCACGGTGGCACCGGGCTGGGAGCCGGTGCGGGACGCGTTCCTGCGCAACTTCGAGCAGCGCGGCGAGAAGGGCGCGGCGGTCGCCGTCCACCACGACGGGGCCAAGGTCGTCGACCTCTGGGCCGGCACCAGGGACGCGGACGGCGCCGACCCGTGGACCGAGGGCACGGCCCAGATCGTCCGCTCCGCCACCAAGGGCGTCGCCGCCGCCGTCCCGCTCCTCCTCCACCAGCGCGGCCGGATCGACCTGGACGCCCCGGTGGCCACGTACTGGCCCGAGTTCAAGGCGGCCGGCAAGGACCGCGTGACGGTACGGCAGCTCCTCGCCCACCAGGCGGGCGTCCCCGTCCTCGACCGCCCGCTCACCCTCGCCGAGGCCACCGACCTGGAGACGGCCACCGCCGCCGTCGCCGCCCAGGCCCCCGCCTGGGACCCCGGCACCGCCCACGGCTACCACGCCCACACCTTCAGCTGGCTCCTCTCCGGCCTGGTCCACCGCGTGACCGGCCGCACGATCGGCCGCTGGGTCGCCGAGGAGATCACCGCCCCGCTCGGCCTCGACCTGTGGATCGGCCTCCCGCCCGCCGAGGAGCACCGGGTGGGCCGGCTGGCCCCGGTGGACGCCCCCGAGGACACCGGCGCCCTCCGCCTGCGCCCCAAGCGCTCCGTCACGGAGGCGTGGGAGGACCCGGCGTCCCTCACCCGCCGCGCCTTCGAGGTCATCACCCCCAGGCCCGACGAGAACGACCCCGCCTACCGGGCGGCCGAACTCCCCGGCTCGGCCGGCGTGGCGACCGCCCGCTCCCTCTCCCGCTTCTACGCCGCCACCCTCGGCCCCCTCGCCGACGGCACCCCCCGCCTCTTCGCGCCCGCGACCCTGGCCCTGGCCCGCACCGAGGAGTCGGCGGGCACCGACCGGGTCCTCCTCGTCGGCACCCGTTTCGGCCTCGGCCACATGCTCCACGGCCCCGCCTCCCCGCTCCTCGGCCCCACCTCCTTCGGCCACCCGGGCCGGGGCGGCTCCCTCGCCTTCGCCGACCCCGAGTCCGGCACGGCCTTCGGCTACGTCACCAACGGCATGCGGAAGACGGTCACCTCGGACCCCCGCGCCCAGGCCCTGGTCCGGGCGGTCAAGTCGCTGCTCTGA
- a CDS encoding DMT family transporter, whose protein sequence is MTPLVACVVLVAAVTHASWNALAHHIRDQLLSFTLIAGGGALIGLVLVPFTPVPAAGAWPYLIASAVLHVAYYALLMKSFTLGDFGQMYPIARGTAPLVVTLLAAAFVHEVPDGRQLLGVAVACAGLTGLALWGVRGKGGAHRPALLAALATGLSIALYTVVDGVGVRASGTTLGYIAWLMVLEGLVIPAYALAVRRRALLPALRPHAARGLLGAALSVAAYALVLWAQTRAPLAPIAALRESSIIVGAAIGALFFKERFGGPRVAAAGLMVVGIGLMLA, encoded by the coding sequence GTGACGCCGCTGGTCGCGTGCGTGGTGCTGGTCGCGGCGGTCACGCACGCGTCGTGGAACGCCCTGGCCCACCACATCCGGGACCAGCTGCTCTCCTTCACCCTGATCGCCGGCGGCGGGGCGCTGATCGGCCTGGTCCTCGTGCCCTTCACGCCCGTCCCGGCGGCGGGGGCCTGGCCGTACCTGATCGCCTCGGCGGTCCTGCACGTCGCGTACTACGCCCTCCTGATGAAGTCCTTCACGCTCGGCGACTTCGGGCAGATGTACCCGATCGCGCGCGGCACGGCCCCGCTGGTCGTGACGCTCCTCGCGGCCGCCTTCGTGCACGAGGTGCCGGACGGCCGGCAGCTCCTCGGCGTGGCCGTGGCGTGCGCCGGGCTGACGGGCCTGGCGCTGTGGGGCGTACGGGGGAAGGGCGGCGCGCACCGGCCCGCTCTCCTCGCCGCCCTCGCCACGGGCCTCTCGATCGCCCTGTACACGGTCGTCGACGGCGTCGGCGTCCGCGCCTCCGGCACCACGCTCGGCTACATCGCCTGGCTGATGGTCCTGGAGGGCCTGGTCATCCCCGCGTACGCCCTGGCGGTCCGCCGCCGCGCCCTGCTCCCGGCCCTCCGCCCGCACGCGGCCCGCGGTCTCCTCGGCGCGGCCCTCTCGGTCGCCGCGTACGCCCTCGTCCTGTGGGCCCAGACACGGGCCCCGCTGGCCCCCATCGCCGCCCTCCGCGAGTCCTCCATCATCGTCGGCGCCGCCATCGGCGCCCTCTTCTTCAAGGAGCGCTTCGGCGGCCCGAGGGTCGCCGCGGCCGGCCTGATGGTGGTCGGCATCGGCCTGATGCTCGCCTGA
- a CDS encoding MMPL family transporter, which produces MATFLYKLGRTAFRRRRLVALLWVALLAIAGVGAATAPAATSSSFSIPGTEAQRAFDLLEERFPGAGADGATARVVFKAPDGGKMTDAAPKAVVEETVAALTSGSDQIVSVTDPYTAQAVSRDGSTAYVSVAYKVNAMELTDETREALEQAGHAAQGKGLTVEVGGDALQTMPETGTGEIVGVVIAGIVLVITFGSLVAAGLPLLTAIIGVGIGVSAITALANVLDLGTTTSTLAMMIGLAVGIDYALFIVSRYRSELADGRSKEEAAGRATGTAGSAVVFAGLTVVIALVGLAVVNIPMLTKMGFAAAGTVVIAVLIALTLIPALLGFAGDKVIGRKQRKGAEAPEKSGKPNAGTRWARFVIRRPLFVLLAGVLGLGAVAVPAASLEMGLPDDGVKPVSATERRAYDLLSEGFGPGFNGPLLVVVDGDKATADRTVATIKELDGIAAVTPATPNKAGDAAMITVIPKDRPSSAATETLVHDIRDATGDDVLVTGATAMNIDFSAKMNDALVPYLALVVGLAFVLLTVVFRSILVPLKAALGFLLSVVAALGAVVAVFQWGWLGSLFGVEQTGPIMSMMPIFMVGVVFGLAMDYEVFLVTRMREAYVHGERPGEAIVTGFRHSARVVTAAAVIMIAVFSGFIGMSDQMIKMIGFGLAVAVLFDAFVVRMAIVPAVLALLGHKAWWLPKWLDRALPNVDVEGEALAGHDTAATAKPDLVKA; this is translated from the coding sequence GTGGCCACCTTCCTGTACAAGCTGGGCCGCACCGCCTTCCGGCGCCGACGGCTCGTCGCCCTCCTCTGGGTGGCGCTCCTGGCGATCGCCGGAGTCGGCGCCGCCACCGCGCCCGCCGCGACCTCCAGCTCCTTCTCCATCCCCGGCACCGAGGCCCAGCGCGCCTTCGACCTGCTCGAAGAGCGGTTCCCCGGCGCCGGCGCCGACGGCGCCACCGCCCGCGTCGTCTTCAAGGCCCCCGACGGCGGCAAGATGACCGACGCGGCCCCCAAGGCCGTCGTCGAGGAGACCGTCGCCGCCCTCACGTCGGGCTCCGACCAGATCGTCTCCGTCACCGACCCGTACACGGCCCAGGCCGTCTCCCGGGACGGCTCCACCGCCTACGTCTCCGTCGCCTACAAGGTCAACGCGATGGAGCTGACCGACGAGACCCGCGAGGCCCTCGAACAGGCCGGCCACGCCGCCCAGGGCAAGGGGCTGACGGTCGAGGTCGGCGGCGACGCCCTCCAGACCATGCCCGAGACCGGCACCGGCGAGATCGTCGGCGTCGTCATCGCCGGCATCGTCCTCGTCATCACCTTCGGCTCGCTCGTCGCGGCCGGACTGCCGCTGCTCACCGCGATCATCGGCGTCGGCATCGGCGTCTCCGCGATCACCGCGCTCGCCAACGTCCTCGACCTCGGCACCACCACCTCCACCCTCGCGATGATGATCGGCCTCGCCGTCGGCATCGACTACGCCCTCTTCATCGTCTCCCGCTACCGCTCCGAGCTGGCCGACGGGCGCAGCAAGGAGGAGGCCGCGGGCCGCGCCACCGGCACCGCAGGATCGGCCGTCGTCTTCGCCGGACTCACCGTCGTCATCGCTCTCGTCGGCCTCGCCGTCGTCAACATCCCGATGCTGACGAAGATGGGCTTCGCCGCCGCCGGCACCGTCGTCATCGCCGTCCTCATCGCCCTCACCCTGATCCCGGCGCTGCTCGGCTTCGCCGGCGACAAGGTGATCGGCCGCAAGCAGCGCAAGGGCGCCGAGGCGCCCGAGAAGTCCGGGAAGCCGAACGCGGGCACCCGCTGGGCCCGCTTCGTCATCCGCCGCCCGCTCTTCGTGCTCCTCGCCGGCGTCCTCGGCCTCGGCGCCGTCGCCGTCCCGGCCGCCTCCCTGGAGATGGGCCTGCCCGACGACGGCGTGAAGCCGGTCTCGGCGACCGAGCGCCGCGCCTACGACCTGCTCTCCGAGGGCTTCGGCCCCGGCTTCAACGGCCCGCTGCTCGTCGTCGTCGACGGCGACAAGGCCACCGCCGACCGGACCGTCGCCACCATCAAGGAGCTCGACGGCATCGCCGCGGTCACCCCTGCCACGCCCAACAAGGCCGGCGACGCCGCCATGATCACGGTGATCCCGAAGGACCGCCCGTCCTCCGCCGCCACCGAGACCCTGGTCCACGACATCCGCGACGCCACCGGCGACGACGTCCTCGTCACCGGCGCCACGGCGATGAACATCGACTTCTCGGCGAAGATGAACGACGCCCTCGTGCCCTACCTGGCACTCGTCGTCGGCCTCGCCTTCGTCCTGCTCACCGTGGTCTTCCGCTCCATCCTCGTCCCGCTCAAGGCCGCCCTCGGCTTCCTGCTCTCGGTGGTCGCCGCCCTCGGCGCCGTCGTCGCGGTCTTCCAGTGGGGCTGGCTGGGCAGCCTGTTCGGCGTCGAGCAGACCGGCCCGATCATGTCGATGATGCCGATCTTCATGGTCGGCGTGGTCTTCGGCCTCGCGATGGACTACGAGGTCTTCCTGGTGACCCGGATGCGCGAGGCGTACGTGCACGGCGAGCGGCCCGGCGAGGCGATCGTGACCGGCTTCCGGCACAGCGCCCGGGTGGTCACCGCCGCCGCCGTGATCATGATCGCGGTCTTCTCCGGCTTCATCGGCATGAGCGACCAGATGATCAAGATGATCGGCTTCGGCCTCGCCGTCGCCGTCCTCTTCGACGCCTTCGTCGTCCGCATGGCGATCGTCCCGGCCGTCCTCGCGCTCCTCGGCCACAAGGCCTGGTGGCTGCCGAAGTGGCTCGACCGCGCGCTGCCGAACGTGGACGTGGAGGGCGAGGCGCTGGCCGGCCACGACACCGCGGCCACCGCGAAGCCGGACCTCGTGAAGGCCTGA
- a CDS encoding SsgA family sporulation/cell division regulator has protein sequence MAAVEDHARGRLISDAPVARAVPIALRYDPGSSPATVRFVLPGGVEWSFPRALLEDGIQEPAHRGDIAVWPCGRAQTVVEFHGAEQVSVVQFDSVALSRFLEHTYAAGASSLTTH, from the coding sequence ATGGCCGCCGTCGAGGACCACGCCCGAGGCCGCCTCATCAGCGACGCACCGGTCGCCCGGGCCGTGCCGATCGCCCTCCGCTACGACCCCGGCTCCTCCCCCGCCACCGTCCGCTTCGTCCTGCCCGGCGGCGTCGAGTGGTCCTTCCCCCGCGCCCTCCTGGAGGACGGGATCCAGGAGCCGGCCCACCGCGGCGACATCGCGGTCTGGCCGTGCGGGCGGGCGCAGACGGTGGTCGAGTTCCACGGCGCGGAGCAGGTCTCCGTCGTGCAGTTCGACAGCGTGGCCCTCTCCCGGTTCCTGGAGCACACGTACGCCGCCGGTGCGTCGTCGCTCACGACGCACTGA
- a CDS encoding YbaK/EbsC family protein, which produces MTTDASAAHPQFAAALAELGLDVEVRRFPDETRTAQQAADAIGCAVSEIVKSLIFAADGVPVLVLMDGASRVDVERVREALGAGEVTRADARVVRETTGYAIGGVPPFGHRTRTRVLADEGLLDHALVWAAAGTPHSVFALPPKELIAHAGATLADVRERTA; this is translated from the coding sequence ATGACGACCGACGCCTCCGCCGCCCACCCCCAGTTCGCCGCCGCCCTCGCCGAGTTGGGCCTCGACGTCGAGGTCCGGCGCTTCCCGGACGAGACGCGCACCGCGCAACAGGCCGCCGACGCGATCGGCTGCGCGGTCTCCGAGATCGTGAAGTCGCTGATCTTCGCCGCCGACGGGGTCCCGGTGCTCGTGCTCATGGACGGGGCCTCGCGGGTGGACGTCGAGCGGGTGCGGGAGGCGCTGGGCGCCGGGGAGGTCACGCGGGCCGACGCGCGCGTGGTGCGGGAGACGACCGGGTACGCGATCGGGGGCGTACCGCCCTTCGGGCACCGCACCCGGACCCGGGTGCTGGCCGACGAGGGCCTGCTCGACCACGCGCTGGTGTGGGCCGCGGCCGGCACCCCGCACTCCGTCTTCGCCCTCCCTCCGAAGGAACTGATCGCCCACGCGGGCGCGACCCTCGCGGACGTGCGCGAGCGCACGGCGTGA
- the cbiQ gene encoding cobalt ECF transporter T component CbiQ, producing MGAGHAHRLYRRGDSPVHALPAHTKLVAVLGFVLVVVSTPREAVWAFAGYAALLGAVAARARVPAGFLLRRLAIELPFVAFALLMPFVVPGEQTELLGVPLSVPGLWGAWNILAKGTLGVAASVLLAATTELRALILGLQRLRLPALLVQIASFMIRYGDLITDEMRRMSIARRSRGFEASGVRHWGVLAKSAGALFIRSYERGERVHLAMVSRGYTGTMPLLDDRPATRAQWATALALPLAALPICLLGRTL from the coding sequence ATGGGAGCGGGCCACGCGCACCGGCTGTACCGGCGGGGGGACTCGCCGGTGCACGCCCTGCCCGCGCACACCAAGCTCGTCGCCGTCCTCGGCTTCGTCCTGGTCGTCGTCTCCACCCCGCGCGAGGCCGTCTGGGCCTTCGCCGGCTACGCCGCCCTGCTCGGCGCCGTCGCCGCACGCGCGCGCGTGCCCGCCGGATTCCTCCTCCGGCGGCTCGCCATCGAGCTCCCCTTCGTCGCCTTCGCCCTGCTCATGCCGTTCGTGGTCCCCGGCGAGCAGACGGAGCTCCTCGGCGTCCCCCTGAGCGTCCCCGGCCTCTGGGGCGCCTGGAACATCCTCGCCAAGGGCACCCTCGGCGTCGCCGCCTCCGTGCTCCTCGCCGCCACCACCGAACTCCGCGCCCTGATCCTCGGGCTCCAGCGCCTCCGCCTGCCCGCGCTCCTCGTCCAGATCGCCTCGTTCATGATCCGGTACGGAGACCTCATCACCGACGAGATGCGCCGGATGTCCATCGCCCGCCGCTCCCGCGGCTTCGAGGCGAGCGGCGTCCGCCACTGGGGCGTCCTCGCCAAGTCCGCCGGCGCGCTCTTCATCCGCTCGTACGAGCGCGGCGAACGCGTCCACCTCGCCATGGTCAGCCGCGGCTACACCGGCACCATGCCGCTCCTCGACGACCGCCCCGCCACCCGCGCCCAGTGGGCGACCGCCCTGGCGCTCCCGCTCGCCGCCCTCCCGATCTGCCTCCTCGGACGGACCCTATGA
- a CDS encoding ATP-binding protein produces MTEAHGVTPDDETVVLRWRYVARSVPVARRDLRRTLERWEWGAVADVAGLLLSEMLTNAVRHARVPGREIETRFSRVGPLLRIEVHDASETRPLMGLPAEGLDGVEGGWGLPLVDSLAAEWGIGDRQGPGKVVWAEVAVRGEP; encoded by the coding sequence GTGACGGAAGCGCATGGGGTGACCCCGGACGACGAGACCGTGGTGCTGCGCTGGCGGTACGTCGCCAGGAGCGTTCCGGTGGCTCGCCGCGACTTGCGCCGCACACTGGAGCGCTGGGAGTGGGGCGCCGTCGCGGACGTCGCCGGGCTGCTGCTGTCCGAGATGCTGACCAACGCGGTGCGGCACGCGAGGGTCCCCGGCAGGGAGATCGAGACCCGTTTCTCGCGCGTGGGGCCGCTGCTGCGCATCGAGGTGCACGACGCGTCGGAGACGCGTCCGCTGATGGGCCTTCCGGCCGAAGGCCTCGACGGGGTCGAAGGGGGCTGGGGCCTGCCCCTCGTCGACTCCCTGGCGGCCGAATGGGGCATCGGTGACCGACAGGGGCCCGGCAAGGTCGTCTGGGCAGAGGTGGCGGTGCGAGGAGAACCGTAG
- a CDS encoding GntR family transcriptional regulator, whose translation MAPKWRELADRLAERIRAGEWAAGQRLPHIRELVEAGEGSKSTVHAAYKALEAEGLVTSSRGHGTVVREHVPLKRLGIARYDKAKWRDGDEVAFVADRVASGRSYRRGDQTQTVERVPAPPLVADALGVPEGADVYVRARLVKENGRPTHTLTSYYRPEHVLGTRLVDPSPGPAGRGGGFRVLYDAGYEIDRMREELRSRAATPEETAHLQLAPGEWVVELHRTAYTADGTVVEFAVGVHAATRFAWTYDFQVPDSAKPGADR comes from the coding sequence GTGGCACCCAAGTGGCGGGAGCTGGCGGACAGGCTCGCGGAGCGGATCCGGGCCGGCGAGTGGGCCGCCGGGCAGCGGCTTCCGCACATCCGGGAGCTTGTGGAGGCCGGCGAAGGCTCGAAGTCCACCGTCCACGCCGCCTACAAGGCCCTGGAGGCGGAGGGGCTCGTGACGTCCTCGCGCGGGCACGGCACCGTCGTCCGGGAGCACGTGCCACTGAAGCGGCTCGGGATCGCCCGGTACGACAAGGCGAAGTGGCGTGACGGGGACGAGGTCGCCTTCGTCGCCGACCGCGTGGCGTCCGGCCGGTCGTACCGGCGCGGCGACCAGACGCAGACCGTGGAACGGGTGCCCGCTCCGCCGCTCGTCGCCGACGCGCTGGGCGTGCCCGAGGGCGCCGACGTCTACGTCCGCGCTCGCCTGGTGAAGGAGAACGGTCGGCCGACGCACACGCTCACCAGCTACTACCGGCCCGAACACGTCCTGGGCACCCGGCTCGTCGACCCCTCTCCCGGGCCCGCCGGCCGGGGCGGCGGCTTCCGCGTGCTCTACGACGCGGGGTACGAGATCGACCGCATGCGGGAGGAACTGCGCTCACGCGCGGCCACGCCGGAGGAGACGGCGCATCTCCAACTGGCGCCCGGCGAGTGGGTGGTGGAACTGCACCGCACCGCGTACACCGCCGACGGCACGGTCGTGGAGTTCGCCGTGGGCGTCCACGCGGCGACCCGTTTCGCCTGGACGTACGACTTCCAGGTCCCCGACAGCGCGAAGCCGGGGGCGGACCGGTGA
- a CDS encoding energy-coupling factor ABC transporter permease — MHVPDGFINAPVSAAAGVVAAGAVAVSLRGARRELDEKIAPLAGLVAAFVFAVQMLNFPVAAGTSGHLLGGALAAILVGPWTGVLCIAVVLLMQGVLFADGGLTALGVNITVMGVVTVVTAHLVFRGLRLVLPRTRGGVTAATFVAALVSVPASAAAFTLIYAIGGTTEVPIGKVLTAMLGVHVLIGVGEAVITMLTVGAVLAVRPDLVHGARGLTAPLKLRIDGELVDAAPAPLAAPVAASARKSPRKVWIGGVVTALVLAGVVSFYASASPDGLEKVAADQGIDAQARDHAAADSPLADYGVRGIDSARLSGGLAGVIGVGVTLAVGTGLFWAARRRRRPADTGARV, encoded by the coding sequence GTGCATGTACCCGACGGATTCATCAACGCCCCCGTGTCGGCCGCGGCCGGCGTCGTCGCCGCCGGCGCGGTCGCCGTGAGCCTGCGCGGCGCGCGACGGGAACTCGACGAGAAGATCGCGCCGCTGGCGGGGCTCGTCGCGGCCTTCGTCTTCGCCGTCCAGATGCTCAACTTCCCGGTCGCCGCCGGCACCAGCGGCCACCTCCTCGGCGGGGCGCTCGCCGCGATCCTCGTCGGACCCTGGACCGGGGTCCTGTGCATCGCCGTCGTCCTGCTCATGCAGGGCGTCCTCTTCGCCGACGGCGGCCTCACCGCCCTCGGCGTCAACATCACCGTCATGGGCGTGGTCACCGTCGTCACCGCCCACCTCGTCTTCCGCGGCCTGCGGCTGGTGCTGCCCCGCACCCGCGGCGGCGTCACCGCCGCCACCTTCGTCGCCGCGCTCGTCTCCGTACCGGCCTCGGCCGCCGCCTTCACCCTGATCTACGCGATCGGCGGCACCACCGAGGTGCCGATCGGCAAGGTCCTGACCGCCATGCTGGGCGTGCACGTCCTCATCGGCGTCGGCGAGGCCGTCATCACCATGCTGACCGTCGGCGCGGTCCTCGCCGTCCGCCCCGACCTCGTGCACGGCGCCCGCGGCCTCACCGCCCCGCTGAAGCTCCGGATCGACGGCGAGCTGGTCGACGCGGCGCCGGCGCCGCTCGCCGCCCCGGTCGCGGCCTCCGCGCGGAAGAGCCCGCGGAAGGTGTGGATCGGCGGCGTCGTCACCGCCCTCGTCCTCGCCGGCGTCGTCTCCTTCTACGCCTCCGCCAGCCCCGACGGCCTGGAGAAGGTCGCCGCCGACCAGGGCATCGACGCCCAGGCCCGCGACCACGCCGCCGCCGACTCCCCGCTCGCCGACTACGGCGTCCGCGGCATCGACTCCGCACGCCTCTCCGGCGGCCTCGCCGGCGTGATCGGCGTCGGCGTCACCCTCGCCGTCGGCACCGGACTCTTCTGGGCCGCCCGCCGCCGCAGGCGGCCGGCCGACACCGGCGCCCGGGTCTGA